The genomic DNA AGAAGTTATCATGACGCACCCTGCCGTCAGCCTCGTCGCCGTCATCGGCGTCCCCGACGACCGCCTCGGCGAAGAGGTCAAGGCCTTCGTCGTCTTAAATCAGGGCTTTGACCTCACCGAAGAAGAATTCATCGCCTGGTGCCGCGACCAGATCGCCGCTAACAAATACCCGCGAAAGGTCGAATTCCGCGAAGCCCTGCCCATCGGCAACACCGGAAAGATATTCAAACGCGCGCTGAAGGAAGAGGTTGGTTCCGCCTAATGTCACAGCCGCCTGCGTACGCTGGTGGTTGAACAAACGACACCTGCAGCATTACAGATCGTTCCTGCAAGCTCGCACCTAACGTCTGCGCGGTTACAGACGACAGTTGCGCGGTTACAGACGACAGTTGCGATTGACTTTAAGACTCATGAGACCCAATACTTTATTGATGAATAGCTCATTCGGCCTGTATCTTCTGCTTTTCGTTACGATCCTTGGTATTTCCGCATGCTCAGATCCGAAGCCCGTGCGTTATTCGATCCAGAACAGCAAGGCTTATGAGGCTTCCCTCTTCAAACAGAACTGCGTGATCTGCCACGGGCCCGAGGGCGAGGGCCGCACGCTCGGCGACGGCCGCGTCATCCCTAATATGCGCGAGGGCGAACTGAAATCCCGCTCCGAGGCCGATATCTACAAACAAATTGCCGAAGGCGGCAACGGCATGCTCCCTTTTCGCGACATGCTCACCAAACGCGAGATCGACCTGCTCGCCAAATGGATCTACAACGACCTCCGAAGTCAGAACCACCTGCGTTAGCGGGTGGCGTGAACTCACTTGTCTAACGGCCGTCGTGCCGCGTTAATGCCGCTAGCCTTAGTTCCTCGCGACTATTAGCTTATACTAGCTATACGCCGCCCGCTTACGCAGGCGGTTCTGACTTATATGAAAGTACTGATCACAGGCTCGACAGGATTGCTCGGCAAAGAGCTGCAAAAGTCACTTACCGAAAAAGGCTACGACCTGCTTCTCGCTTCGCGCAAAGAGCCGCAGGACGACAAACACATCCAATGGAGCATCGAGGAAGGATTTACCGACCCTGAAAAGCTAGAGGGCGTCGATGTCGTCGTCCACCTCGCCGGCGAGAACGTCAGCGGACTGCGTTGGACCGACGAAAAGAAGAAGGCCATCCGCGACAGCCGCGTTTTAGGTACGCGCAACGTCGTCGACGCCATCTCCAAGCTCAAGCATAAGCCGAAGGTGTTCGTCGCGTCTTCCGCCATCGGTTTCTACGGCGAACGCGGCGACGAAGAAGTTACCGAATCGAGCGCCGCAGGCGACAACTTCCTCGCCGTCACCTGCAAAGAGTGGGAAGCCGAATCCCGCCGTGCCGAAGACGCCGGCATTCGAACCGTCCTGCTCCGCACCGGTATCGTTCTCTCCAAAGACGGCGGAGCTTTGGCAACAATGCTCACACCATTCAAACTGGGCGTCGGCGGCGTGGTCGGCAGCGGCAAACAATGGATGTCCTGGATCTCGCTCGAAGACGAGATCGCCGTCATTAACTACGTCATCGAAAACGAAAACATCCGCGGCGCCGTCAACGCGGTCAGCCCCAACCCGGTCACAAACCACGACTTCACCAAAACCCTCGGAGAAGTGTTGTACAGACCAACATTCCTCCCGCTACCCGAATTCGCCGTAAGCATGATCTTCGGCGAAATGGGCGACGCACTGTTACTCGCCAGCACAAAAGTAATACCCAAACGCCTCGAAGACGTAGGATTCGAATTCAAGCACCCAAACCTAAAAGAAGCGATCGAAGCCGCAGTAAAATGAACCACATAGGAACATAGTTCACATAGGCAAGAAAAAAGATATCTATGTGTTCTATTTTCCTATGTGGTAAATAAAACTGGCCGACTCGGCGCCGCATCAGACACAAACGGCGCGATCTGCAGATTTAGTAAATACTCCCCGTCCGCAACCTCCTCCGGCACGTAGATAAGTTCCGTGATCGTACTCGTCCTCCGCGTCGCCGCATTTATCTCACGGCTTCCCGGCTCGACGTTCCAAAAATGCGGTGATTCACGAGTTTCCCTTCGTCAAACATCCGATCTATCGAAGGCATATCAACCAGCAAATGCCTAAACCCGCACGTTACAATAAATTCCATCGCCTCCACAGTAAAATACGGCGGAACATTTCCCTCACCATAAAGCCGCGTCAGCTTACTATCATCATTCGGCAAGGTCCGCACGATCAACGCCGTCGCGTTTGAGTCAGTACCACCTGCGGTAGCGGATGGTTGAACGCCCGCATTTCTCAACGAATTCAGCGACAGAACCCGATCTTCGCCGTCTGATTCCGGCTCCACCGAAACCAAAACCGCCGTCAAAAACACATCCTTCAGGCAATCCAACACCGAGATCCGCTCGTCCGTAATATGCCCCACACACTCCGTATGCGTCCCGTTGCAATGTGGAATAAACGTATACTGCTCAAAATTAACACTCGCCCCCTCACGAGTATCGCCGATCGCCTTCGAAGTCGCCACATCCACGCCAAACGCATTCGGCTGCTGCCCGTCAAAACGGAGTGGAACCCAAATATCAATTGGTTCTCCAAGTTTTTCGAGGTCGATTATCACAGTTCGCTTATCCTCGCTTTGACTTCGCTGAGATCAAAATCAGAGAAACTCTCAACGCCTGAACAGATCTCCATCAACAGCCGATCCTGCGCATTCCCTTTTTCCTTCGCGACGGAATACGGCAGGTCTTCGCGGAAGGTGACCATTGAGTATTTTGAGAAATAGTCGGGATATGTTTGTTCTAGTTTGGTTTCGAGTTCGCGTTTGCGTTGGAAAACTGGATCGGCGACGCGGTCGCGCATTTCGTAGAAATTCTCCTCGGCCATATCGGCAATAGCGTCGGTGTTGATCTTACGAAGCAGGCCGTATTCTTCGTAAACAGTCTCCCAATCAGTGCCGTGCTTCTCGACCAAACTATCCAGAACGCGAACATCCTCGAACGCACAGTTCATCCCCTGCCCGTAAAACGGCACGACCGCATGAGCCGAATCGCCGAGCAGCAAAGCCTTTCCGTCGATATTCCAAGGCCAGCATTTGAGCGTGCCGAGATTTCCGGTCGGATTGGCGAAGAAATCTTCGACTAGCGTTGGCATCAGCGAAACGGCGTCGGAAAATTCGCGGCTGAAGAACTCTCGAACGGTGACCTCATCCGTTAGTTGGTCGAACGCGGCCCCGGCATTTTTGTGAGCCAAAAACAGCGTACACGTAAAACTCCCGTCAAAATTCGGCAACGCGATCATCATGAATTGATGTCGCGGCCAGATGTGCAGGGCGTTCTTTTCAAGTAAGAAACCACCGTCAGGTGCGGGCGGAATGTGGAGTTCTTTGTAACCGTGGTCGAGGAAAACGGTATTCGATATATGCCCCTCGATCTGGTCTTCCATCGCGAGCCGAACGGCTGAACCTGCACCATCAGTGGCGATCACGGTGTCGGCATTTACAACTCGGCCAGCTTCAAAACTCGCCGCTCCGCTTTCACAATCGAATACTGTGCAACGCTCATTAAAATGAAACGTAACCTCATCGTATTTGTCGGCCTCGTTAATGAGAGCGATATTAAGACCCGCACGCGAGACGGAGTTGATATATTCGCCTTGCCGCCCGCTGTATGGCAGCAGTTTGGTCTCGCCGGAAACGGTGTGGATCATTCGTCCGGTCATCGGAACGGCCTCGGCAAGCATATACTCGTCCATCCCGACCTCGCGAAGTGCAGCGATGCCGCGATCCGACAACGCCAGATTGATCGAACGCCCCGCCGCGACCTCTTCGAGCCGCATATCGCCGCGAGCTTCGTAAACATCGACTTTAATGCCACGTTTAGCCAAATTAATGGCGAGCAGCGAGCCCGCAAGGCCCGCACCAATAATGATTACTTTTTCATGCGCCATCACGAAAGAACTTTAATGTATTGTTTCTGAAATTAATTAGTCTTCGCTGATTACCACGGAAGAGCCGTCGGCCTTCAGCCACTTTTGGGCGATCACCACCTTTGACAATGGCGCAACGTGAATCTCCATAAATTCGCCTTGTCTGATCTGCAGATACTCGGGTTCGCTCATACTATATTCGACCCCGCGAATGGTCATATAGTATTTTGACGAAATTTCCCCTCGAGTCCTTCCACTCTTACTCTCTGTCGACTCTATTCTTTTATCCTGAATAGGTGCGATGATCACATTTTTCCGCCCGACCGCGATATCTTGATCAATGATCCGATTCGTCTTCATATGAAAGCTGAAATAAAGGGCAAATACAGCTAAAGAAATCACGACATAACCGGCGATCCACACAGGCGAGGGATTCACAAAAAATGCGAGCAGCACTATCGCTATCAGCAAAACAGGAATCAGCGTGACCAAACAACCAACCGGTTGCTTTTCCGCTCGCAGCGCGGCCACATCTTCAACCGTGAGCATGGCTTGTTGTTCTGATTCCGTCAAAATGGTGTCCTCCTGATCGAAGTTGATTTCAACACAGTGATGACCAGAACACAAAGCTGTGCGAACTGATTAGAGCTTTTCTATTTGAACAGCGGTCACCTTAAATTCGGGTGCCTGCGTAAACCGGTCGCGTGTCGGGCCGGTGGCATAGTTGAGAAAGACCTTTGGATCGTGGAACGAAGCAAATAGTTCACCGGTTTTGACCTTGTCCGTTATCTCGACCGGCAGAACCGCTTCGCCGTAATTGCTCTTCAAACGCACCGATTCCCCGCCCGTGATCGACAACCGCGTCGAATCGGCCTTCGAGATCATCAGCAGATCGGTCGGCCGCAGTTCGCGGTTCGGCGTCCGCATCGTCATCGTCCCGGCGTTGAATTGCTCGAGCACGCGGCCTGTAGTGAGCAGGAACGGAAAATCGTCGGTGACAACCTCCTTCGTAGCCCGGAATTTTATTCGCCGCAATGCCGCTTTTACGCCGTTCGAGAACGATTCGCCGTGCAGTATCTCAGTGCCCGGATGATCGAGGTCGGGGCAAGGCCATTGTATACCGGCTTTTTCGATCCGCCCGTAGGTGATGCCGTATCCCGGAGGCCAAACGGCGCGGACCTCGTTCCATATTTCCTCTGCACTGTTGAACGAGAAATCCTTCGCGTGTCCCATCGCCGCGGCGAGATCGCAGATGATCTCCCAATCCGATCGCGAATTGCCGCGTGGGCTGACGGCACCGCGAATTCGCTGCACACGCCGCTCGCCGTTCATAAATGTTCCGTCTTTTTCAAACGATGTCACCGCCGGGAAGAATACGTGGCCAAACCGCTTAGCGGTCTCGTTCATAAAGAAATCCTGGATAATGACGAGGTCCATATTGGCAAATGCCTTTCCGGTCTCGTGAGCATTGGCATTCGAGAGGAAAACGTCGTAGCCGATCGTCCACAGTGCCTTGAGCTTGCCGTCGCGGGCCGCGTCGATCATTTGCAGTTGATTGAGTCCCGCGGCCGTTGGAACAGGAGTTTTCCAAACGCTTTCAAACAGTTCGCGGCCAGCTTCGATCGTGATCGAGCCCGTCAAGATCCCGGGATCACAGCCCATATGTGCCGAGCCTTGAACATTATTTTGCCCGCGAAGCGGATTGACGCCCGCACCGGGCTTGCCGATATTTCCGGTCAGCAGTGCGAGATTGACTATCGTCATCACGCCCTCGGTTCCCTGCAAATGCTCGGTCATGCCGAGCCCGTGCATCGCCATCGACGGCGTGTCGGTCGCGTAAATGCGGGCGGCCTTGCGGATCAATTCGGCGTCGACTCCGCATCGCTCGGCGACGGCCTCGGGCGAATAATCGGCAACGAATGCCTTAAATTCTTCGAATTCATCAACGCGAGTTGCGATAAATTCGTTGTCAGCCAGTCCCTCGTCGACGATCGCGTGGGCGATCGCGTTGAACATCAAAATGTTCGTTCCCGGCCGCAGTTGCAGATGCACATCCGCATATATTGTCAACTCGGTCTTTCGCGGATCGATGACGATCAGCTTGGTGCCGTTCTTGATCACGGCCTGCTTTATGCGGGCTCCCGGGATCG from Acidobacteriota bacterium includes the following:
- a CDS encoding FAD-dependent monooxygenase, yielding MMAHEKVIIIGAGLAGSLLAINLAKRGIKVDVYEARGDMRLEEVAAGRSINLALSDRGIAALREVGMDEYMLAEAVPMTGRMIHTVSGETKLLPYSGRQGEYINSVSRAGLNIALINEADKYDEVTFHFNERCTVFDCESGAASFEAGRVVNADTVIATDGAGSAVRLAMEDQIEGHISNTVFLDHGYKELHIPPAPDGGFLLEKNALHIWPRHQFMMIALPNFDGSFTCTLFLAHKNAGAAFDQLTDEVTVREFFSREFSDAVSLMPTLVEDFFANPTGNLGTLKCWPWNIDGKALLLGDSAHAVVPFYGQGMNCAFEDVRVLDSLVEKHGTDWETVYEEYGLLRKINTDAIADMAEENFYEMRDRVADPVFQRKRELETKLEQTYPDYFSKYSMVTFREDLPYSVAKEKGNAQDRLLMEICSGVESFSDFDLSEVKARISEL
- a CDS encoding TIGR01777 family protein, coding for MKVLITGSTGLLGKELQKSLTEKGYDLLLASRKEPQDDKHIQWSIEEGFTDPEKLEGVDVVVHLAGENVSGLRWTDEKKKAIRDSRVLGTRNVVDAISKLKHKPKVFVASSAIGFYGERGDEEVTESSAAGDNFLAVTCKEWEAESRRAEDAGIRTVLLRTGIVLSKDGGALATMLTPFKLGVGGVVGSGKQWMSWISLEDEIAVINYVIENENIRGAVNAVSPNPVTNHDFTKTLGEVLYRPTFLPLPEFAVSMIFGEMGDALLLASTKVIPKRLEDVGFEFKHPNLKEAIEAAVK
- a CDS encoding cytochrome c yields the protein MNSSFGLYLLLFVTILGISACSDPKPVRYSIQNSKAYEASLFKQNCVICHGPEGEGRTLGDGRVIPNMREGELKSRSEADIYKQIAEGGNGMLPFRDMLTKREIDLLAKWIYNDLRSQNHLR
- the fdhF gene encoding formate dehydrogenase subunit alpha; its protein translation is MIRAKINGVNGEFTDGITVLDAARSVGVNIPTLCNDDRLKPVGACRMCLVDVKGMAKETVSCTTLLADGMEVETHSEAVEEARTWNLRMLAGNYPADAFTKYPEKPFHKLATEYGLTAADFHGDHSIAADSSHTYINVDMSRCINCYACARICADVQGQFVWHVLGRGEESQIMPDSFGAFGDSTCVSCGACADACPTGALEDKTVIERGFPTVWTKTTCPYCGTGCEMNVGVRDDRVVQVKPVMDAPVNYGHLCVKGRYAFDFVDADDRVTEPMIRENGDWVVVSWEDAIRYTADKLKAIDAEFGKESIAVLGSARATNEENYLAQKFTRVVLGTNNVDCCARVCHTPSAAAMKMMIGTGAMTNSFDDIEKAKTIILCGANPSENHPIPGARIKQAVIKNGTKLIVIDPRKTELTIYADVHLQLRPGTNILMFNAIAHAIVDEGLADNEFIATRVDEFEEFKAFVADYSPEAVAERCGVDAELIRKAARIYATDTPSMAMHGLGMTEHLQGTEGVMTIVNLALLTGNIGKPGAGVNPLRGQNNVQGSAHMGCDPGILTGSITIEAGRELFESVWKTPVPTAAGLNQLQMIDAARDGKLKALWTIGYDVFLSNANAHETGKAFANMDLVIIQDFFMNETAKRFGHVFFPAVTSFEKDGTFMNGERRVQRIRGAVSPRGNSRSDWEIICDLAAAMGHAKDFSFNSAEEIWNEVRAVWPPGYGITYGRIEKAGIQWPCPDLDHPGTEILHGESFSNGVKAALRRIKFRATKEVVTDDFPFLLTTGRVLEQFNAGTMTMRTPNRELRPTDLLMISKADSTRLSITGGESVRLKSNYGEAVLPVEITDKVKTGELFASFHDPKVFLNYATGPTRDRFTQAPEFKVTAVQIEKL
- a CDS encoding cyclase family protein yields the protein MIIDLEKLGEPIDIWVPLRFDGQQPNAFGVDVATSKAIGDTREGASVNFEQYTFIPHCNGTHTECVGHITDERISVLDCLKDVFLTAVLVSVEPESDGEDRVLSLNSLRNAGVQPSATAGGTDSNATALIVRTLPNDDSKLTRLYGEGNVPPYFTVEAMEFIVTCGFRHLLVDMPSIDRMFDEGKLVNHRIFGTSSREAVR